The Salmo trutta unplaced genomic scaffold, fSalTru1.1, whole genome shotgun sequence sequence ATAGGAACAACTAGAAAACTGGACAGTATTGAGAGCAGACTCTGAACCACAAGAAAAACGGATCATACTGTCGTCTGTATCTAGTTTTTACTACATGAATTCTCAAGCAACTCAATGTTATTGTTGATACCCATCTCAAAGCTGCAGTCTATGAGTCCGATGAGAGAGCTGGACAGGTCAAAGTGTCTCTCTGAGTGATGGCACACTTCATGTAGGTCCCTGACAGAGCTTTGGTGAAGGAGGCGAACGACAGGGCCACGATGAACTGCTGACAAACACAAGAGACAGAacattagtgtgtgtttgtccgtgtgtatgtgcatgcgtggATGCGTGTGCAGACAGAGTGCATGTGTAGCTGAGGTGGCCTGCAAAAGTAAAAAGAACGGACACAAGTTTACGTCTGCAAAGTTCTGGCGctttctttattctgaagaatgtTTTTTTCCTCTTGTTCAATTGTCTATTTTCTTGTTAGTACTTTGAAAATATTCACATCAAACAAGTGCACAttttaaattacacaacataaaTGCACTTTACCTAAAGCACAACTCAAAAATGTTCCACAAATAACCCTGTCTTAGTGTATGGTTTCACATGAAAACCACAATGTATTTCACATTCATACAATAGAAACACCTATATATGAAAACATAACTGAATGTTTTTCTATATACCGCTACCTCTATAGAAAACTGACAACAATACATTCAGCTTTAAGATAGTGGCACCTCCAGAaaattgtctctctctcactgtatgcACTAAAAGTCCACCAGACTGAGCGTGCTCGCCCAGTTTACCAGCTAGATAGCACAATTTTACACcaaaaaaacaataacatgtaAAACCAACTCAGAAATCCCTAACAAATGGATTCTTTATAAAAAAATCTCCTAGACAAAATCCAGTACAAGTAAGCTACTCAGTAAACATAGTCTCTGTGACTCGTAAATCGTTTTTTACCTTAGCTAGCATCAAGCTAACATTTACTCTCACTCAATGTAAATCACGTTCTTCTCTCACTCAGTTCGACACAAAGCCAAAACAAAACCTTTCCTAACGTGATAATACCTTGACAGAGTTGTTAAATAGCATGTTAttacatattgtgtatatatttgaACGTTTGGAAGTTCTGTTACATACCTGTAATAGTAAAAAGAACAGACCCAGTTTAGCTCAGTAAAGTTCTGATCCTtatcctgttgaggccagggggctgtttctgaccgtttgagcagacacatgcacatttgtggcctgctggaggtcattttgcagggctctggcagtgctcctctatgcacaaaggcggaggtagcggtcctgctgctgggttgttgccctcctacggcctcctccacgtctcctgatgtactggcctgtctcctggtagcgcctccatgctctggacactacgctgatagacacagcaaaccttcttgccacagctcgcattgatgtgccatcctggatgagctgcactacctgagccacttgtgtgggttgtagactccgtctcatgctaccactagagtgaaagcaccgccagcattcaaaagtgaccaaaacatcaaccaggaagcatgggaactgagaagtgatctgtggtctccacctgcagaaccactcctttattgggggtgtcttgcttattgcctataatgtccacctgttgtccatttgcacaacagcatgtgaaatttattttcaatcagtgttgtttcctaagtggacagtttgatttcacagaagtgtgattgacttggagttacattgtgttgtgttagtgttccctttatttttttgagcaatatatttattttgttttcggACTGTGGTCTGTGAGGGCTCTGCCTCTTCACATTCCTTTCCTCTATCCCAGTTATCCTCACTCTATACTTCGTTCACTCGTGTGAGTGTGAACTTACGGGAAATCCTGGCCTTTTGCATGCGTTCGCTTTCATTGCCCTGGGCAATTTGCATTTTCTCAAGCAACAGTTCATCACTAGTGTTAATATTCTGGAGATGCACTCTCATCTCTGCCCTGACATTATCATTTGTTAATCCTGTAACAATGGCCTGCAGGCATTGACTCTTGACTAACTGTGCCATATTTCAGTCCTGCTTGGGCACGAGCTGAGGCTGATAACACTTTCTGTCTCAGGTTAAAGACTCGGACTAGGAAGTCCAAGGCAGTGTTGCTTTAGTCAACTTGTGATACAGTTCAGTAGCATCCCTCTCTGCATAATGTGTCCTCAAGATATGTGTCCCCCAGATAACTCCTCATCTTAAGCCCTGGGCTCACAGCTCTGATTACTGCTTCTATGATTTCTAATTCATGGTATCCTTTTCTCCGTCCATTTTCAATATGATGTTCTAGGCTGCTGAAGCTGAGCTTATCTTTTTGATTTTGATCTCCGATCTGTCCATGAATTTTATAGTCTTTCCAACTGGACATACTcactccattctctctctgtggtgggtgCCTTTCTGGAGCTGAGACCACTTCTCTGCTGGGCTGAGGAGCCCCTCCCTCTTCTTTTCGTTCTGCCGCAGCTCCCGTCTCTCCGCTGGGTTCGCTGTCGCCGACTGGCTGGGACTTGTAGGCAGACTTTCACAGTATCCTCAGAGTCCGACATTCCTTTGATTTCGCCTTTCAGTTGAAGCAGCCAAGACATTCCCTCATCCTCTGATTCCATTAAATCCTCCTTCTCACAGTAATCTTCCATCAATTTGCATCGCAAAGCGCGATGGCTCTttccttttacttcagtcatCTACACCTCCTATTCCACAACGTACACACAAGTGCCGTAAATTGTCCTCAGTTAAAGTCCATAAACTCTGTTCGATTTCATCCAACAACATTTCCCTCTCTCGACTCATATTGTCCTGCTCATGTGGCAACAACGACAATGCAGGCAATGGCAAGATAGCTACACTCCGTTAGGTGgttagcctgctaacgttagctagctagctgctctccCAATGTCTCTCACTCGTTGTCCGTTCCAGGAATATGGGCTGGTGCTCATATGAAAATAAATCTCAGCGCTGCCTTCAAATTTGTTACCCTTCCAATGAGCTTATCATATAAACTACAACGCGAAAAGTAAGGTTTACTTCACTTTTAATCATGTCAGCACAGATGACAGCCGTTTACagcttttctttagtttttcattCTTACTCTTTCCAATTCACTTAAACTATATTTCTTTATTTCCCAtggtgtcacgactcctgccgaagtcggttcctcttgttcgggcggcgttcggtggtcgacgtcaccggtcttcaagccatcgccgctccacctttcatttcccatttgttttgtcttgtttttccacacacctggtttacatcccctcattactctacgtgtatattatcctgAGGTCCCctcgtgtctgtgtgtggtattgttaGTTCGTTTTGTGTGTGACGCTACAGGCTAGTTTTGCGCCGGGTATTATGTTAACCCGTGGTTTTTGTATTTTGCACTATTTTGTGTATTTGTGCGCTCGCTTTTTCCTTGGGCCGGAGTGTTGTTACGCAGTTGCGTCCGGCTGTTTTCCTCTGCCTAATAAAgcgtgcctgttcactcatctctgctctcctgcacctgactgcACACTCTGACAGAATACCACACCCTgccttatggagtcagcaggagcaggtacccctgatgtaggggtcgaggagcgcgtccgagAGCACACGGCGATGCTTCACCATCTCGGCGCCGTTATGGACCGCGTCGTTCAGacgatggaccgctgggagagacagggagtccctccagcgcctccaccagcacaacaggggtcGCCACTACTCGCCCCTCCTgtacctggtcccagtgggattcgtctcgctgttcccggggagtatgatgggacggcggcatgctgccagggtttcctgctgcagctggacctgtaccggctccttcgggacgtgagagggtgtccgccctcgtctcgtgcctctcgggggaaagccctggagtgggctaaCGCCATGTGGCTAGAAGGagatgcagcactggaccacgaccacccgcccgagggtagagcggcgggtgaatgtCTCTTCcacttgaggcaggggacgaggagcgcccaggagttcgccctggactttcggaccctggcccCAATACATGTGGGGGAAGAGGTGGCTGTGGAATATATGATTCTGATATGTACAGGTaatctcattgtgtgtgtgggggggggggcgtccACATTTGTATGCGTACTCTGAGGTGTGTTTGAATATGAATGAGcagcagtgttgtgatgtgtcctATCCCGTCCTATCCCGTCCTGACCCCAGAGGCCATTCCTCCTGTTCATGTGAGCAAGAAAGAGCAGAAGGCTTCTGATCAGCCAAatggcaggcagagggagaggtcATAGTGATTCACacccacagagagaaagacaacccaCACAACCTCTTGGTTGAGATGAACCAcacagaggtagaggcagagggccTTCAgggctagccagtcagcctgccTGCTCTGATCCTCAAGTCAATTGTATTTAAATTCATGTTCATTAAAGATTTGTATTCAAGAATTGAAAAGTCCCATTTACTTAATGATACTTTTTCGCTGTCTTCAACCCTCAAGAACCAGGGTGAGTCTGGGTCTCCCTTTTCCTGGGCAAACACAACTTGCATATCGTCATAGACTAGGCCGAAACGTTAATCTTTTAACCTTGCTTGAATAAAGCAATGCATTTTTTATAGTGAGCAAGAGTTGCGCTTTTTCCTTTTCTATGATCATTCAAGTTTTTGGTTGCACCTCAACTCAACGTTGgtttctgtttattttatttttacagggacagtgcacatttatCAACGTTTCAGTTAAGCcagttagccagccggctaattttcaaccgcagtccctgggcaggttattaaaaaacaattacaaatagacaatcattgagcagtgagcacacgcagagcaacataggacaagcaagacatagcatacagacagagcaacatagaagaaaaagcaacaagacaaaatccattaaagcaacagtgtttccacacctcacaagctacagacaacatggaaagcggcaatacacagctagggattatgttcacaaatatgattgacctttagccatgtcttcatgttttttgtgaaagtgtgataggtgttgcagttatgtgtgtctgatggcagtgtattccaggtatgggaagctctcacagagaaagcggatttactaaaggtgcttttccttaagggaactatacattcacctctcatggcagaccttgtggatctgctgccatatgtttgggttttctgtttaacaaaaataaggagtggagggggagccaggccatttaggatcttgaatacaagacatgcgtcagtgtattgcacaagattttcccaactcaggagctcaccacctggagcttctcccctgacacatagacatctggctcagtagcatctgttgccctctttgtgaagaacatgcagacagcttttttcacattgagatgcaaacacgagtcactgagccactttgtaacttGGACCATTACAGttgtgagttcttgtgcagcttgttgtttgctctttgcatgcacatatatcactgtatcgtctgcatacatttgaacttcagacccagtacagacagaaggcagatcattaatttacaggctgaacaggagggaccccagtattgacccttggggcacacccacatcatagctaagagtgggcgacagctcactgctcactctgacacactgagttctgccttcaaagtataatttcatccatctcaaggcatcggggggaaaagttgaacttggacaattttgtggcgagaatctcatggttaacagtatcaaaagccttccttaggtccagaaacacagccccaataacgccccctttgtccatcttggacttcacattttccagaagaaagcagtcggccgtttctgtggagtgtttcgctctgaagccaaactgcatggagtgtaatgtgaagaggctgttgttgaggtgggcaatcagttgttctgctacacacttttcaacaaccttcgacaccacaggtagtatactaatgagcctgtagttactcacgtcagcagggttGCCCGATTTAAAGATAGCCGTTATTATGGccgacttccatacccttggaaacacccccagaccaatagatgtgttggtgaccttagtaatggggccaatgagtgactctttgtagtttttaagaatggtagagtccagcccaaaaacatctttggctttagagttctttagtgagctaatcaccttgttcacctttgactcagaaacctcccttatgatgaagacaggttgagcatcatttactagcactgagcccaagaaaccagtggaagggttctgtgtcagtaccctggcagagtcaataaagtaggaattgaaggctattgctatttcgactgcatcctgtgttagattgttattcaccaggatttctagtctttttgcagtgttactatggtctttccctgttaacttttttagattctcccagatcaatttagaatttccctttgcttcaccaattatgttaataaaaaagtttgccttggcctgtctgatttctttcatcaccttatttctcaacatggtaaacctacgtctgtcatgctctaatttggattttagggctgtttttagagcataatctcgttctttcatcaatttacagatttctccatttagccaagctagagtgctcttttggccaggtttggatttgattttctttaggaaaccatttattgtagtctggattgtggatagaaaaacctgactatcagcttccacatctgtataggacaagagatcattccagttaattcccTTAATTGTGAtttcaaaatagtttaattcactCTTAGGAATTCTTAGTTGATCCGTctttctaacagtagagagggTAAACCTGCTCTTAGAAAGCTTTCTGGCTATAAGTGTCAGCTTATGATCAGACagcccagtaaccatattgaatgatttCGTCACTCTCTCTGGTGtattactgaacaccaaatcaatctgtgttttagagcaacaagtcaccctggttggccctttaactagttgtgtaaggtcaaaggtattagtgatccatttgagggttttcctacaagacttgtcttcataattaatattaaaatctcccattaagatgacctcgttcccaaaatcacattccctaagcatgttattaaactgatcaaaaaacacacttttgggggaaggtggtctatacattccaataagggtaaaagacatttggggagacagtgtaacgttcaggccaatacattctagttcattatcacatgaccactcaatttgtttacatcggatatgttctttaatgtaaatcatcagaccccctcctcttccttcaatcctgtctctcctgaaaacattgtagccaggcacaatcaaagcagcatatggagagtttttatggagccatgtatctgaaaggcagaggaagtcaaggttggagtctgtgagaagatgttgaatttgatcactttttggaACGACACTACGAATGTTCAAGTGCCCCCCTGGTAGTCCCTTGGGCTTAGCTCATGGCTCCCAGATGACTTAagagttttttagtttttttattatttcacctttatttaaccaggtaagctagttcagaacaagttctcatttacaactgcgacctggccaagattaagcaaagcagtgcgacagacacgacaacacagagttacatggaataaacaagcgtacagtcaataacacaatagaaaaaaaaagtctttgtacagtgtgtgcaaatggcatgaggaggtatggcaataaataggccgtagtagcaaagtaattacagttaagcagattaacactggagtgatagatgagcagatgatgatgagcagatgatggtgtgtaagtagtgatactggtgtgcaaaagagcagcaaagtaaatataaataatatggggaagaggtaggtagattgggtggactatttacacatggactatgtacagctgcagcgatcggttagctgctcagatagtgtgattgacacattgaaaaaagttagattttctgtgttttctgacggctgggtttaggccgttttgttttgttttgaataGGGGCAGTTCGGTAGCGCAATTAACAATCCCTCCCGCTTGCACTGGATGCGGGGAACTAATTAAAACAGCTTGCGTACCAGAAGCAAAGTCAGGGATCGCATATGGCGACTTGTGTATGTTTGAAGAGTCGAGAGAAACCATGAGACCATAGCACTCCCCCACTTCCGCAGCGGCGACGATAATTGGACGAGGCCATCCACTGCAGTGAGTATCGCTGGCTCGGTGATGTTAGGCCCAGGATTGAGTTGCACATCCCCGGAGAGCAGGAGGGTAGTGAACAGGTAGTTGAACAGTTTCCGATAAATGTTGGACTTGTGTTTGTTCCGCCTAAGCAGGTCAGTGGAATAGGGAGCGAGGTAGACTTGGCCATTATTCAGAACATTATGGTATGCTGTGTACTGTCCGCTCCCGTGGAACGGTGAACCAATGTGTTTGGTGTTGATATTCTCCGGCAGTAGATTGATTGCGTCATCCCAGCAAGGACGCACTGAGATTATCAGTAGAGCAGctacataactgacaatcatggCAATGTACTGGAGATAAAACACATCATTGCGCTTTAAATCTTTGCATGAGTTACTTTGCTGGGATCGGCGTACACCTGATGTTTTAGATAAAATAACAGCATTCGTATGAGAAGCGGCACCTGCCACACCACCCTCCCTTCCGTCTGCCATTTTCCTTTCCCTTCGTTTTTTTGTTGTCAAATAATCTTTTTTAAATGTACTAAGTAAATTATTAAAAGCATTAAAATGTGGATGTTTCCCACTTatttacacaacctactccacactTGCAAAGTGAAAGTTTACTTTCATGCATTTTCTACATACAACAGGTTTAGCTCCATTTTacttttatattttagtcatttagcagacgcacttatccagagcgacttacagtagtgagtgtatacattttcatactcTGGTGAATCTCTCCAGGATTTCgcatgattttttttatatttgcgGATAAATATGCTAGATTTTACTCCACACTTGCAAAGTGAAAGTTTATAGAAAAGTTCTGAAACTAAGTAGTAAACAGAAGAAAAGCAGAATTGAGTCCAATTATAATGTGAAAAATTTTAATGGTCTATGGTTCAATATAATTTCTGAAGTTCTGATGAATAATTAATAttgttcctcctcttccttctggcAGGCGCAGCAGCACACTGCCCTCCAAAGCCTGCAGAAAAATCGCCTGACTGCTCCTTTCCTAGCTCTGCATGGAACATCCAGTGTCACGTCCTTGGTGACGTGTGGGGTGACATCCGGGATGACCACATCAACATCCTCTGAAAAGGGGAAAAGGAGGAACATAATGTAAACAAATGCAAACCGTAGCTTCTAAACACTGGCCAGTTGAAAGGTTCTACTAAGATGTCATGACAAACGGCACCTGTCAGAATGCTCACTAAGTGTTACTCACCTGCTTGGATGTCAGCTGGCAGAGTGGTGAAGACGGCCATCGTGAGAGTCCTTTCTTCAGGTGTGATGTCCACAACCTCCAAGAGGGAAGAGATGGGCTCTGCCTCTGTATTAGTGGGGATGTCCACAACATTCAGGTGGCAACAAGCCGGGTCTGCCTCTGTTTTGGGGGTGATGTCCACAATATCTAGTTGGGAAGAACCCGGGTCTGCCTCTGTGTTACGGCTGATGTTCACATCCTCCAGGTGGGACGAACCCGGGTCTGCCTCTGTGTTACGGCTGATGTTCACATCCTCCAGGTGGGACGAACCCAGGTCTGCCTCTGTGTTACGGCTGATGTTCACATCCTCCAGGTGGGACGAACCCGGGTCTGCCTCTGTTTTTTGGGTGATGTCTTGAACCTCCAGGTGGGAAGATGCCGGGTCTGCCTCTGTTTTGGGGGTGATGTCCACAATATCTAGTTGGGAAGAACCCGGGTCTGCCTCTGTGTTAACGGTGATATTCACAACCTCCAGGTGGGAACAAGCCGGGTCTGCCTCTGTTTTTGGGGTGATGTCCACAACCTCCAGGTGGGAAGATGCCAGGTCTGTGTTATGGGTGACAATAACAATCCTGATGAGCTCTACTACTACAAGGCACCAAGATGTCATCAAAACAGGCATCTGTCAGAGTGCTCTCTATCATTGCTACTCACCTGCTTGGATGTCAGCTGGTTGTGTGGTGGAGACGGCCACCAGGAGGACAGGGGGGACTGGTAGGGTGGCTGCAGGGGGCTGGAAGCAGCTCTGCACCTCGTCCGCCACAAAGGCACAGACAGAGCTCATATAAAAAGGGCTCTGCAGGTCATCCGTGGAGAAGGACTGACTGATTCTCCCGAGGATCGACCGCACAGAGTCAAAAGCAGCAGCCCGGGAGAAAGGGATGTGATGTGAAGGGTCCTTTAACATGTAGGAGAGCTTCTGCACTACGGCCGCCACCATGCCCACGGCCATCCCGCTTATTAGGATTGGGTGCTCTGAATGGCCTTCCTCTGGCTGAAGCCACAGGGCCAGGAGGAGCCTgggcaccacctccaccaccacctgagATGGGCTGGGTTGCTACGGGCCTCATTGGACTGCTCGCCCAGAATGCTCCTCACAGCTCTCTCCACGATGCTGTGGGCTTTAGGATCGCTGAAATCAACAAAAAGGAGAAGACAAAGCTAAACGATGTGCAATGTGCTCACAGAGAACACTGTCTTAGTCTGTTTCTGCGTAGTTCCAGATGTGTAGATAAATGGATCAAGTCATATGCAGGGCAGTACATGGAACTCACATGTCAGCTGGCGAGGTGGAGTGCATGGAGCGGCGGAGCTTGCAGAAAGCCTCGTGCTCTATGTCCATCATTTTTAGGCAAGTGTTTACTGCCCaggcctgcagtatgaaacaggaAGTCCCATTAGTGTAGTTTCACAACAGATCTATCCTGCTGTGCTAACTCGTTGTTGAAAGGCTAGTAAAGAGCTCACTAACTTGTAGTATGTCTCTAACTCTCATTCTCTTACCAGCCGAGCGAGGTCGTTTCCCTCCTCCAGGGTTTCCTTCCACACCCTTCAAATAAAACACAGAGCAATTCAACTTTCCTGGCTTGTGAtttttctgttgtttattttacCCACACCTCCTTAGtgctgctggtggcagggaatggCAGTGAAGGTGAGTGCTGACGTGGTGCTCACCTCTCCCTAAGGGATTTTTTGCCCTGAGACACCAGCCAGTTGCTCATGTGCTCCGTGGTGACATGGGGCGGGACCTGGCCTTGACTCTGGAGCAGCAGATAATGGACCATGAGCTTCTTCTGCAAGATGAGGTAAGGTGTGAGACCATGCCACGAAATACCATATCATGTGCTTTCAGAAGGGCCTCTCGCAACATTTCACAACTACTCATGCCTGACAATTTGCAAGTGATATTAAGAACTCTTATGACCAACTTCTCTAAACTGTCTTGAAAGACAACTCTCTTTCTGTTTATGTTTTTGTGGGATGAATCTTACCTGTTTGTTGTAATATGTTTCCTCCCAGCAGGCCTGCAGAGTCTGAAAATAAAGGCTGCTTCTACAGAATTCCTTTGAAGATAATGAAAATAATGATGCTTTGTTATGCACATTATGCACAGGCATTTACACTATGCTAAAATTAATTTCTCCTAAGATTACCTTTGTGGGACCATAAGTGAACTCCGGAATGCACCAAACCCTATCCATGGTAAGATGGGGAAGAAATACAGCACTATAGATATACGGGATGCTCTAGAGATAACAAGAATGACTTAAAGTCGCGAATGATCAATGACTGTGGAGTCGTCCAATATGCTGCACTTAGAATTGAGTTGCAGGCGATGTTTTGCGCGAAATAGAATGTTTACATTCTATTGCCATGGAGAAATGGAATGTGTAGAACCTGTATAATTGGGTATGCTTCTATGTCTTTATTTCGTGAAAGAT is a genomic window containing:
- the LOC115186471 gene encoding pheromone-regulated protein PRM7-like, whose amino-acid sequence is MAVGMVAAVVQKLSYMLKDPSHHIPFSRAAAFDSVRSILGRISQSFSTDDLQSPFYMSSVCAFVADEVQSCFQPPAATLPVPPVLLVAVSTTQPADIQADLASSHLEVVDITPKTEADPACSHLEVVNITVNTEADPGSSQLDIVDITPKTEADPASSHLEVQDITQKTEADPGSSHLEDVNISRNTEADLGSSHLEDVNISRNTEADPGSSHLEDVNISRNTEADPGSSQLDIVDITPKTEADPACCHLNVVDIPTNTEAEPISSLLEVVDITPEERTLTMAVFTTLPADIQAEDVDVVIPDVTPHVTKDVTLDVPCRARKGAVRRFFCRLWRAVCCCACQKEEEEQY